In Dysgonomonadaceae bacterium zrk40, one genomic interval encodes:
- a CDS encoding RagB/SusD family nutrient uptake outer membrane protein: MNKIILYFSTALLIIGIASCSDFLDKEFDLSMSEEQVFSNKENTRGFLANIYASLPDGFSGFGNTQFLGASRDCMTDNAVSFWDVHYYNSVLTDGYSALDHPFMNFWNTNTYAIRKTNQFMKNARESVIGNTEKVGDENHLYDRYMAEARLMRAMFHFELVAWFGASPIIGEDEEGIPIVFDLSDPEKMNMARTPPAEALKWIADQCDMVKDVLPFRYSNETENWGRVSGAVAYALKSRALLYRASKLNNPSNEATYWQEAAQAARNFIAKNQTQANPYRLYQDANNNTNNNYYECFVTSPVYNNEFILCRSIWNTTVIETEMAPSGFSGTITAVGRTSPTQNLIDCYEMKNGLPIHDPASGYDDQKPYENRDPRLEQTILHHGSLWGDKQEEEERPVDVSAPDGKDYQSLHGGTLTGYYSKKFVHNISFTNPSTPAHAWPILRYAEILLNAAEAINEAQGPEQAYQYVNQVRARVGMPAYSGMTKEQFRDRIRNERRIELSFEDHRFFDARRWMLYEGQTPGSETSKPYSQQYYNLYGVTVTDAENPSYTYGPAEKRSRLVFNSPKNYYLPIPDSETKRAPNLGQNPGWELSEQETENNE; encoded by the coding sequence ATGAACAAGATTATATTATATTTTTCAACAGCCCTGCTAATCATTGGCATTGCTTCCTGCTCCGATTTCCTGGATAAGGAGTTTGACCTCTCCATGTCGGAAGAACAGGTTTTCAGCAACAAAGAAAATACACGTGGATTCCTGGCCAATATATATGCAAGTCTGCCGGATGGATTCTCAGGTTTCGGCAATACCCAGTTCCTGGGTGCATCACGCGACTGCATGACAGACAATGCTGTCTCATTTTGGGACGTACACTACTACAATAGTGTTTTGACCGATGGATATTCGGCACTTGATCACCCCTTTATGAATTTCTGGAATACGAATACCTATGCCATCCGTAAGACAAATCAATTCATGAAGAACGCCCGTGAATCTGTAATCGGAAATACCGAGAAAGTGGGAGATGAGAATCATCTCTATGATCGCTACATGGCGGAAGCCAGACTAATGCGTGCCATGTTTCATTTTGAACTTGTAGCATGGTTTGGTGCCAGCCCAATCATTGGGGAAGATGAAGAAGGAATACCCATCGTGTTCGATTTGAGCGATCCCGAAAAGATGAATATGGCACGAACACCGCCTGCTGAGGCATTAAAGTGGATTGCCGATCAATGTGACATGGTAAAAGATGTTTTACCATTCCGTTATAGCAATGAAACCGAGAACTGGGGACGGGTGAGTGGTGCCGTCGCTTATGCGCTGAAATCAAGAGCATTGCTCTATCGTGCCTCTAAGCTTAACAACCCTTCCAATGAGGCAACTTACTGGCAAGAAGCGGCTCAGGCAGCACGTAATTTCATCGCAAAGAATCAGACACAAGCCAATCCCTACAGACTTTATCAAGATGCAAACAACAATACGAATAATAACTATTACGAATGTTTCGTTACAAGCCCGGTATACAACAACGAATTCATACTTTGCCGGTCAATATGGAATACAACCGTGATAGAAACCGAAATGGCACCTTCTGGATTTAGTGGTACCATTACTGCTGTGGGACGTACAAGCCCCACACAGAACCTGATCGATTGTTATGAAATGAAAAACGGTCTGCCCATTCATGATCCGGCATCGGGTTACGATGATCAGAAACCGTATGAGAATCGTGATCCTCGACTTGAACAAACCATTTTACACCATGGATCACTCTGGGGTGACAAGCAGGAAGAAGAAGAACGCCCGGTTGACGTATCTGCACCGGATGGAAAAGATTACCAGTCACTCCATGGAGGGACCCTGACAGGTTACTATTCCAAGAAGTTCGTGCACAACATCTCATTTACCAACCCCAGCACCCCTGCACACGCCTGGCCCATACTCCGCTATGCAGAGATTCTGCTCAATGCTGCTGAAGCGATCAACGAGGCGCAAGGACCTGAACAAGCATACCAGTATGTGAATCAGGTACGTGCGCGTGTCGGCATGCCTGCTTACTCGGGGATGACCAAGGAACAGTTTCGCGACCGTATACGGAACGAACGACGCATTGAACTCAGTTTTGAGGACCATCGTTTCTTTGATGCACGTCGTTGGATGCTCTATGAAGGACAGACTCCCGGCAGTGAAACCAGCAAGCCTTACAGTCAACAATATTACAACCTCTATGGCGTGACAGTGACTGATGCCGAAAACCCCTCCTATACCTATGGTCCGGCGGAGAAACGCTCCAGGTTGGTCTTCAACAGCCCGAAGAATTACTACTTACCCATTCCTGATTCCGAAACCAAACGAGCACCCAACCTGGGACAGAATCCCGGATGGGAACTTTCAGAACAGGAAACAGAGAATAACGAATGA
- a CDS encoding TonB-dependent receptor codes for MNTRLINKTAGIGRVLFMGIFLLMAVTTLHAQEGKTLKGRVVDTMGEPISGAVINVSESSRIALSDVDGFFSLKDVYESDELYLTAVGFVETSVPVEFTDNLTVVMQTEVNDHSFTMPVPFARKENRFITEATSVVTGEELKKHPITVLQNAFTSTVTGVSTYEWASEPGWTESAMYIRGLRTMNRNARAPLVIVDNVERDLSFLDAYPIENITILKDAASTAIYGMRGANGAIMVTTKRGQAGKTKIDFTQEFGYQTLSDKMEVQNSYNMALTRNQVRYLSGNDPMYTSEQIEMYRKVSNGEQLEGIDQYRYFNTNWFEELYRERAPMNRTNLTVSGGNKNTRYFVAFTYLRHEGIWNDKWTEYNPGFSTQHTLNRYNLRSNIDIDVNKYLNVSLDLGGRIDHISQPLTGVFSIVTFGAVEANPMEPVYTPGGQIYASSTAQNAGRLLAASGINQNRRRNIYSTVNLTGDLGDIVSGLKANATVSFDSYETFMAQQTNNVNSYNYNYTSKDVVDPSEYTLTQYSVYRALTNPSTTPREYYYNVNTRFGLSYDRRFDKHAVNAQAFVRTYQNLTHGSQSSYRFLSYNAQANYIYDNKYIFSGNISRMGHDNYAPGQQFGTFPGASIGWVASEEGWLKHQNINLLKLRASYGRSGQSNTGVRRYPYQGTFDSGTGYNFGTSQSFISGITESAAGNYNSKWEISDMANIGLDFDFFNRKLYGSFDAFKEWRSNILVTRATVPILLGVTAPQDSYGKAESRGYELMLGHQNKVNDFNYNVEFMLSMNENKITEMDELDPNVEWQRKTDRPIFDYTHVAELYEGAFTNSIGGWNMYHFVEWASDADKIATSHQDAIDNPDKYPYHTASGTGQLLGTAVFKDLDGDRKIDANDMIPSGYTIIPQLIPSVNLGFSWKGFDARMILTGYLNRSVFLSPSISFSGWSNMGTHEVTKAWGYYTDDPADPRNVNATYPRPTWGGYSPIDSERSTSTYMNDIWIKNGNFLSLRNVEVGYSLPLRLISKVNLTKCRIYFSGYNLTTWSQLPDGTDPEKPMSYVWWYPKTSSFTFGINASF; via the coding sequence ATGAATACGAGATTAATAAATAAAACGGCAGGAATAGGGAGAGTTCTGTTCATGGGCATCTTCCTCCTTATGGCAGTCACTACCCTGCATGCACAGGAGGGGAAAACCCTGAAGGGTCGTGTTGTTGACACAATGGGTGAACCTATTTCCGGTGCCGTAATCAATGTATCCGAGTCGAGCCGAATTGCTTTATCTGATGTCGACGGATTTTTCAGTCTGAAAGATGTCTATGAGAGCGACGAACTTTACCTGACCGCTGTTGGATTTGTGGAAACTTCGGTACCTGTTGAATTCACAGACAATTTGACCGTAGTAATGCAAACTGAAGTAAATGACCACTCCTTTACAATGCCGGTACCTTTTGCAAGGAAAGAAAACCGTTTTATCACCGAAGCAACATCGGTGGTTACAGGCGAAGAATTAAAAAAGCATCCAATCACGGTGTTACAGAACGCATTTACATCAACTGTAACAGGTGTTTCCACCTACGAGTGGGCAAGCGAACCGGGATGGACGGAATCGGCAATGTACATTCGCGGTTTGCGTACAATGAACAGAAATGCACGGGCACCGCTGGTCATTGTGGACAATGTTGAACGCGACCTCTCGTTCCTCGACGCCTACCCGATTGAAAACATCACCATCCTAAAAGATGCGGCTTCAACTGCGATCTATGGCATGCGGGGTGCGAACGGAGCCATTATGGTAACAACCAAACGTGGTCAAGCCGGTAAGACGAAGATCGATTTCACACAGGAATTCGGATATCAGACACTAAGCGACAAGATGGAAGTGCAAAATTCTTACAATATGGCACTTACCCGCAATCAGGTGCGTTATCTGAGTGGTAATGACCCTATGTACACCAGCGAACAGATTGAGATGTATCGTAAGGTCTCCAATGGAGAGCAGTTGGAAGGGATTGACCAGTACAGGTATTTCAACACCAATTGGTTTGAAGAGTTGTATCGCGAACGTGCTCCTATGAATCGAACCAACCTGACAGTGAGCGGTGGCAACAAGAACACCCGCTATTTCGTGGCATTTACCTACCTGCGCCATGAAGGGATATGGAACGACAAATGGACAGAATATAATCCCGGATTCAGCACACAACATACACTGAACCGATATAACCTCCGCTCGAACATTGACATTGATGTCAACAAATACCTGAATGTATCCCTGGATCTGGGTGGTCGTATCGACCACATCTCCCAACCGCTGACAGGTGTGTTCAGTATTGTAACCTTTGGAGCGGTGGAAGCTAACCCGATGGAACCTGTATATACGCCGGGCGGACAAATATATGCCTCGTCGACAGCCCAAAATGCAGGCCGTTTGCTCGCTGCGTCCGGAATCAATCAAAACCGCCGTCGAAACATTTACAGCACGGTGAACCTGACGGGCGACCTGGGAGACATCGTTTCAGGCCTGAAAGCAAACGCTACAGTGAGCTTCGACTCTTATGAGACGTTCATGGCACAACAGACCAACAACGTGAACTCCTACAATTACAACTACACGTCGAAAGATGTAGTCGATCCCAGTGAATATACGTTGACGCAATACTCTGTTTACAGAGCATTGACCAATCCCTCAACCACACCACGTGAGTATTACTATAACGTGAACACACGCTTCGGGTTGAGTTATGACCGGAGATTCGACAAACATGCCGTCAATGCGCAGGCATTTGTCCGGACCTATCAAAACCTCACGCATGGCTCACAATCCTCCTACCGTTTTCTCTCCTACAACGCGCAGGCAAACTACATATACGATAACAAGTATATCTTTTCGGGAAATATTTCCCGCATGGGTCACGATAACTACGCTCCCGGACAGCAGTTCGGCACGTTTCCCGGCGCATCAATTGGCTGGGTAGCTTCCGAAGAAGGATGGCTGAAGCATCAAAACATCAACTTGTTGAAATTAAGAGCTTCATACGGACGTTCAGGCCAGTCAAATACCGGAGTCAGGCGTTATCCTTATCAGGGAACCTTCGATTCGGGTACAGGCTACAACTTCGGTACTTCGCAGTCGTTTATCTCTGGCATCACTGAATCGGCTGCGGGCAACTACAACAGCAAGTGGGAAATCTCCGACATGGCCAATATCGGGCTTGACTTTGACTTCTTTAACCGCAAACTCTACGGATCGTTTGATGCCTTCAAGGAATGGCGCTCTAATATTCTTGTGACACGTGCCACGGTACCCATTCTTTTGGGTGTGACTGCTCCGCAGGATTCTTATGGCAAAGCAGAAAGTAGGGGGTATGAACTCATGCTGGGACATCAGAACAAGGTAAATGATTTCAATTATAATGTTGAATTCATGCTGTCGATGAATGAGAACAAAATCACCGAAATGGATGAGTTAGACCCTAATGTAGAGTGGCAACGAAAGACTGACAGACCAATCTTCGACTACACCCATGTTGCCGAACTTTACGAAGGTGCATTTACCAACAGTATCGGAGGATGGAACATGTATCATTTCGTGGAATGGGCAAGCGACGCTGACAAAATTGCTACCAGCCATCAGGATGCAATTGACAACCCCGACAAGTACCCCTATCATACCGCTTCCGGAACAGGACAACTCTTGGGCACAGCGGTGTTCAAAGACCTCGACGGTGACCGCAAAATTGATGCAAACGACATGATCCCCTCGGGATATACCATTATCCCGCAACTCATTCCATCGGTGAATCTAGGTTTTTCATGGAAGGGTTTCGACGCCAGAATGATACTTACCGGTTATTTGAATCGTTCCGTTTTCCTGTCACCCTCCATCAGTTTCTCTGGTTGGAGCAATATGGGAACGCACGAAGTAACGAAAGCATGGGGTTATTATACCGATGACCCTGCCGATCCGCGAAACGTAAATGCGACTTATCCGAGACCCACCTGGGGCGGTTACAGTCCCATTGACAGCGAACGAAGCACAAGTACATATATGAACGACATCTGGATCAAGAATGGGAATTTCCTTTCGCTTCGCAATGTGGAAGTGGGCTACTCTCTCCCATTACGGCTCATCTCAAAGGTAAACCTGACGAAATGCCGCATCTACTTTAGCGGGTACAACCTGACAACATGGAGTCAATTGCCTGATGGTACTGATCCCGAAAAACCGATGAGTTACGTGTGGTGGTACCCTAAAACAAGTTCATTCACTTTTGGCATCAATGCTAGTTTCTAA
- a CDS encoding TonB-dependent receptor, whose translation MNIIVLRNSTFRMLLLLLLLSSQMNIYAQQKTVSGVVRNVQGETIIGATVQEVGTLNGVATDFDGNFTLTVNGEASELLISYVGYRTQTVPVAGMSTLSITLEEDTELLEEVIVVGYGGQKKESVVGAISQVSSSELVKSPAANVSQAIVGKIPGVFTTQSSGAPGSDDVSIYIRGIATFAGNGQPLVLVDGVERQFSQIAPDDIESISVLKDASATAVYGVRGANGVMLITTKRGKDQKPVVSLTANWQYQTPTRNDSYLDSYNSVVLLEEALANDGLLSQYSATDLEMFRKSSAGQLTGVDALLYPNVDWYNNILNSYAPAQRYNLSVQGGSKRMRYYASGEYYDQDGLYKNLSTDKYGNKSNTSYRRFGFRGNMDLFLTRDLTMSVNFGTRFEERNGPNANANEVFYEINHTPSWLFPINYTVTEGDREVILYGGSSQYQNNIAARLAKGGFYRATNTINETNFIMDYKMDWLTEGLSAKAMLSFDYDSYYMRRFTADFATYELNDRANYQSITAYNQFNSDTELEYAGNNQTTTYKLYMEAQLNYARQFGEHDITAMMLYNQNDYRFQADLAKRYQGLVGRVTYGYDDRYLAEFNAGYNGSENFMKGRRFGFFPSFSIGWRVNNESFMESTQDWLDNLKIRASYGQVGNDVYMVNGVQQRFLYEEKWAQISNDYYFGQTGVTGIYESQYPNYAVTWERANKYNLGVEFGIMNGMLIGTADIFYERRNDILTSFQTRPEWVGVWMAAGNLGETKNAGYEIDLKYRNRIGNDLNYTVGFSFTHAKNEILNMDEPDLKTDYRKREGHPINQYFGLISEGFVTSADLTNPDFPVSTFGTVQAGDLKYKDMNKDGFIDERDETFIGYSNIPENTYSLSLGADYKGWGLSLMFQGVSKVSRYFDAEAQFAFVNGGKVKEHHLDRWNPALTESQNLASAIYPLLHYDNYGNHNQRANSFFLMNGAFLRLKNVELSYTLPSRWTKLVGMSDCRLYVNGNNLITWDHLNDLSDPESNGSNRYPIMKTLNFGVNVKF comes from the coding sequence ATGAATATAATAGTATTGAGAAATTCAACTTTCCGAATGCTGTTGCTTTTATTGCTGCTATCATCTCAGATGAATATCTATGCCCAACAGAAAACGGTGAGTGGTGTGGTTCGCAATGTGCAGGGAGAAACAATTATTGGTGCTACTGTACAGGAAGTTGGAACATTGAATGGTGTGGCTACTGATTTTGATGGTAATTTCACGCTGACGGTGAACGGTGAGGCTTCCGAACTACTGATCTCCTACGTGGGGTATCGAACCCAAACGGTACCTGTAGCAGGAATGAGTACACTCTCAATCACCCTGGAAGAGGATACGGAGTTGTTGGAAGAGGTGATCGTTGTAGGCTATGGTGGACAGAAGAAAGAGAGTGTGGTTGGTGCCATCTCCCAGGTATCCAGTAGCGAGCTGGTCAAATCGCCGGCCGCAAACGTATCACAGGCTATCGTCGGTAAGATTCCGGGTGTCTTTACAACACAATCATCCGGAGCTCCCGGTTCTGACGATGTATCCATCTACATCCGAGGTATTGCAACATTTGCAGGTAACGGCCAACCCCTGGTACTTGTAGACGGTGTGGAGCGTCAGTTTTCCCAGATTGCCCCTGATGATATTGAATCGATTTCAGTCTTAAAAGATGCTTCAGCAACCGCAGTTTATGGAGTGCGCGGCGCAAATGGCGTTATGCTGATTACCACTAAGCGGGGTAAAGATCAAAAACCGGTTGTCAGCCTTACAGCCAACTGGCAGTATCAAACCCCCACACGTAACGACTCCTATCTTGATTCCTACAACTCTGTCGTGCTGCTTGAAGAAGCCCTGGCGAATGATGGCCTGCTTTCTCAATATTCTGCAACCGATTTGGAAATGTTCAGGAAATCTTCGGCCGGACAACTGACCGGTGTTGATGCCCTGCTCTATCCAAATGTTGACTGGTATAACAACATCCTCAACAGTTATGCACCTGCGCAGCGTTATAACCTCAGTGTACAAGGAGGTTCAAAACGCATGCGGTATTATGCATCGGGAGAATATTACGACCAGGATGGTCTCTATAAGAACCTGAGTACTGACAAGTACGGCAACAAGTCGAACACCAGCTATCGCCGGTTTGGTTTTCGCGGGAACATGGACCTGTTCCTTACCAGAGACCTGACCATGTCGGTGAACTTCGGCACACGCTTCGAGGAACGAAACGGTCCAAATGCGAATGCAAACGAGGTATTCTACGAAATAAACCATACTCCCAGTTGGCTCTTTCCTATCAATTATACAGTGACGGAAGGTGACCGGGAAGTGATACTCTACGGAGGCAGCTCACAATATCAGAATAACATTGCAGCACGGCTGGCAAAAGGAGGTTTCTATCGCGCAACCAATACGATCAACGAAACCAACTTTATTATGGACTACAAAATGGATTGGCTAACGGAAGGATTGTCCGCCAAAGCAATGCTCTCGTTTGACTACGACTCCTACTACATGCGTCGTTTCACCGCTGATTTTGCGACCTACGAGCTGAACGATAGAGCAAACTATCAATCCATCACTGCTTACAATCAGTTCAACAGTGACACAGAATTGGAATATGCCGGTAACAACCAAACGACCACTTATAAACTTTATATGGAGGCTCAGCTGAACTATGCACGTCAGTTTGGCGAACATGACATCACTGCGATGATGCTATACAACCAAAACGACTACCGATTCCAGGCAGATCTCGCAAAGCGCTACCAAGGACTGGTAGGACGTGTCACCTATGGTTATGATGACCGTTATCTGGCTGAATTCAATGCAGGTTATAATGGTTCGGAAAACTTCATGAAAGGACGCCGATTCGGTTTCTTCCCTTCTTTCTCGATAGGATGGCGAGTGAACAATGAATCATTCATGGAGAGCACGCAGGATTGGTTGGACAACCTTAAGATACGTGCCTCTTACGGACAGGTAGGTAACGATGTTTATATGGTAAACGGAGTACAACAACGCTTCCTTTACGAGGAGAAATGGGCACAGATATCCAATGATTACTATTTCGGACAAACAGGCGTAACCGGTATCTATGAAAGTCAATATCCCAATTATGCAGTTACCTGGGAACGTGCCAACAAATACAACCTCGGGGTGGAATTCGGCATCATGAACGGGATGTTGATTGGAACGGCTGACATTTTCTATGAACGTCGTAACGACATCCTGACCTCCTTCCAGACTCGTCCTGAGTGGGTGGGCGTTTGGATGGCCGCAGGTAACCTGGGAGAGACCAAAAACGCCGGTTATGAGATTGACCTGAAGTATCGTAATCGCATTGGGAATGACTTGAATTACACAGTTGGCTTCTCTTTCACACATGCCAAAAATGAAATTTTAAACATGGATGAGCCTGACCTGAAAACAGATTATCGCAAACGAGAAGGTCATCCCATCAATCAATATTTCGGATTGATTAGCGAAGGATTTGTCACATCCGCTGATCTAACCAATCCCGATTTCCCTGTTTCCACGTTCGGTACAGTTCAGGCAGGTGACCTGAAATACAAGGACATGAACAAGGATGGATTTATCGACGAACGCGACGAGACTTTTATCGGTTACAGCAATATCCCGGAAAACACCTATTCACTTTCGTTAGGTGCCGACTACAAGGGATGGGGTTTAAGCCTCATGTTCCAGGGTGTCAGCAAGGTCAGCCGCTACTTCGATGCGGAAGCACAGTTCGCCTTTGTGAATGGAGGGAAGGTGAAAGAGCATCATTTGGACAGATGGAATCCGGCATTGACGGAATCACAGAACCTTGCCTCGGCAATCTATCCTTTGCTCCACTATGACAATTATGGAAACCACAACCAACGCGCAAATTCATTCTTCCTGATGAACGGTGCTTTTCTCCGCTTGAAAAATGTGGAATTGAGTTACACGCTGCCAAGCAGGTGGACCAAATTGGTGGGTATGAGTGATTGCCGTCTCTACGTCAATGGCAACAACCTGATCACATGGGATCATCTGAATGATCTGAGCGACCCAGAGAGCAACGGATCAAACAGATATCCGATAATGAAGACATTGAACTTTGGTGTAAACGTTAAATTCTAA
- a CDS encoding RagB/SusD family nutrient uptake outer membrane protein, whose product MKKTIIYVASICVTIGLLFTSCEDMFGDFLDKQPSNELTKEQVFGDWNTARQQHLDTYNFFRHGAGRINTTWLDATTDLAETSYANGVKLSFNIGNFYGASGSPELIDTWEHFYRGIRKCNMTLEYIEEVPKDPTDSDEKYNIDKANFISEARFLRAYFYWELFKSYGPVPIIKEVLDPDGDLLTGYTTRPTVKEYVVDFILRELMECEAGLMNYEDGAKAANAGRISQPMARALYSRIMLYMASPRFSGESGITWADAADASKSFMDTYGSNYSLFHSSDATGTAYTNAILRTTYQGNNTETIIFRNDVQIGWSAISNDTPVGEGGNGGLCPTQNLIDMYDMADGYSPFTQYDATGAPVYSGTSTPPVNTESGYSDQQMWSNRDPRLASTVLYHGVEWGNGIINVIKGQRDNPVGNANATPTGYYVRKYIPENILSNVHSGRSYRNWIIMRYAEVLLNYAEAMNEAYGPSQEVYDALDEIRHRGGITGNVASRADLNTKEALRNFIRKERTVELAFEEHRMWDVRRWNVAVEALSRSLYGVEVGTGGVITRKMIQKRPFEERMYLYPIPEAEVWKTNIENNPGW is encoded by the coding sequence ATGAAAAAAACTATTATATACGTCGCATCGATATGTGTGACCATTGGATTGCTGTTTACTTCCTGCGAAGATATGTTTGGTGATTTCCTTGACAAACAACCCAGCAACGAACTAACAAAAGAACAGGTTTTTGGCGATTGGAATACTGCCAGGCAACAACATTTAGATACCTACAACTTCTTCCGTCATGGCGCTGGACGCATCAACACCACCTGGCTGGATGCAACCACCGATCTGGCCGAGACCAGTTACGCCAACGGGGTGAAACTCTCTTTCAACATTGGTAATTTTTATGGCGCTTCGGGTTCTCCCGAATTGATCGATACCTGGGAACATTTCTATCGCGGCATTCGCAAATGTAACATGACCCTCGAATACATCGAAGAAGTACCCAAGGATCCGACCGATTCGGATGAAAAGTATAACATCGACAAGGCAAACTTCATCTCGGAAGCTCGCTTCCTGCGTGCTTACTTCTACTGGGAATTGTTCAAGAGCTACGGGCCTGTACCGATTATAAAAGAGGTGCTTGATCCCGATGGAGATCTGCTGACAGGCTATACAACACGTCCTACAGTAAAAGAATATGTGGTTGATTTCATACTACGTGAACTGATGGAATGTGAAGCCGGGCTGATGAATTATGAGGACGGTGCAAAAGCAGCAAATGCCGGACGTATCAGCCAGCCCATGGCAAGGGCACTGTATTCACGGATCATGCTCTATATGGCCAGCCCCCGCTTCAGCGGTGAATCAGGAATCACATGGGCAGACGCGGCAGACGCTTCGAAAAGCTTCATGGATACCTACGGAAGTAATTATTCACTCTTTCATTCATCTGATGCAACCGGAACGGCATACACAAATGCCATTCTCCGCACCACCTATCAGGGCAACAATACTGAAACCATCATATTTCGGAACGATGTGCAGATTGGGTGGAGCGCAATTTCAAATGATACGCCGGTAGGTGAAGGTGGTAACGGAGGTCTTTGTCCTACGCAGAATCTGATCGATATGTACGACATGGCCGACGGCTACTCACCCTTCACACAGTATGACGCTACAGGCGCTCCGGTTTATAGTGGAACCTCCACGCCTCCCGTCAATACCGAAAGCGGTTACAGCGACCAGCAGATGTGGAGTAACCGTGATCCTCGACTGGCTTCAACCGTCCTCTATCATGGAGTTGAATGGGGCAACGGCATCATTAATGTAATCAAAGGACAACGGGACAATCCAGTAGGAAACGCCAACGCAACCCCCACAGGCTACTATGTACGGAAATACATTCCGGAGAACATATTGAGCAACGTGCATTCCGGGAGAAGTTATCGTAACTGGATCATCATGCGCTATGCAGAAGTTTTGCTGAATTATGCCGAAGCAATGAATGAAGCATATGGTCCCAGCCAGGAAGTGTACGACGCATTAGATGAAATTCGTCATCGCGGTGGTATCACCGGCAATGTCGCATCACGGGCCGATTTAAACACAAAGGAGGCTTTACGAAACTTTATCCGTAAGGAGAGAACCGTCGAGCTTGCCTTTGAAGAGCATCGGATGTGGGATGTACGCCGTTGGAATGTAGCTGTTGAAGCATTATCCCGCTCACTCTACGGCGTGGAAGTCGGCACCGGTGGTGTTATTACGCGCAAAATGATCCAAAAGCGTCCGTTTGAGGAGAGAATGTATCTTTATCCAATACCAGAAGCTGAAGTTTGGAAGACGAATATTGAAAACAATCCGGGTTGGTAA